The genomic region CAAGGCGCTGATCTCGTCGTTGAAGCTATTGTTGAAAATATTGACATAAAACATGAGCTCTTCAGAAAATTGGATGCggtaaatataaacattgaatTTGGCTAATAATTTCAGTTAACAAGTTAAAAAAAGTAGGTTTGCTATATTTAAGGAATTTAAACTTTTACTTCCAGGCTGCCCCGAACCACACCATATTTGCATCTAACACCTCATCTCTCTCTATCAATGAAATTGCATCAGCTGTAAAGAGAAAAGACAAGTAagtcaaaattcattttttattttacacaggtgcactcatagtctcgtgggttcaaattcgggcaagcaccactgaattttcatgtgctaaatttgttattataattcgtctcatgCTTGatattgaaagaaaacatagtgaggaaacctgcatgtgtcgaattttactgaaattctgccacatgtctattccaccaaaacgcattggagtagcgtggtggctccaaaccttctcctgaaaaggGAGAGCTTAGCCCaccaatgggacattcacaggctgttactgtacatgtAGCCTCGTCCAAAAAGATGTCATGGTAAGAATTTACATGCTCTCTGGAGTGGAGTGTCATGAAGACCATTAACAAAAGTTTGGAGGTTCTATTAGAATTTAACTAGTGCTTGTTACTactttaacattataaaaatgtatcttcttttttatttcacaaagataaatttcatgaataaataattaatatactttatgcAAAGTTAGTaactttaattacttaatttgacagataaactaaattaattatttaacttattaatcagtaataattttaattaattaatatttttatacattactttgtaattatattaaagttcattacatatataaatataaaatacttttatacaaataaagctgagatggtccagtgggTAGAACATGTAGTTCTAAGTAGAATATAACGGGTTGAAATCACAGAGTAgtgtattaaatactttttaaattatattctttttaagcCTTCTAATAATTTAAAGGTTGGACATTCAAATTTTTCTATACTAAaatagcatggtggaataaactcaaaaaccgCTCTCCATTGCAGATTCATTGAAAAGCACTtgcacttaatttttttattacaaatgtaattatgattttattcaattatttaaaattacagattTGGAGGGCTTCATTTTTTCAATCCAGTTCCTGTGATGCGGCTTTTGGAAGTGGTTAAAGGTGCAGAGACATCTGTGGCTACGTACGAAACTATGATGGCATGGGGAAAGAGCGTTGGCAAGACCTGCATCACCTGCAAAGATACGCCCGGCTTTGTTGTTAATAGATTGCTGGTACCATACATTGCTGAGGCAATTCGTCTCTTTGAAAGAGGTACAGCTATAATTCTAGAGCTTCcacaatattagtttttatagttttataaaaggGAAAAAAGTTCTAATTCACAAAATACCTACATTTTACACTATTTAAAATTTCCTTTAATTCTGGTCCTGTATgtagattttaaaatagtaatttcaatatttgtcattttataGGTGATGCATCAGCTCGTGACATTGATATTGCGATGAAGTTAGGAGCAGGCTATCCCATGGGACCACTAGAATTAGCCGATTATGTCGGCTTGGATACCAACAAGTTCATCTTAGATGGGTGGCACAAAAAGTACCCACAAGAACCCTTATTTAACCCAATTCCTTTACTCAATAAGCTGGTTTCTGAAGGAAAACTAGGTGTTAAAACTGGTGAGGGTTTCTACAAgtatgagaaaaaataaatagacaaattTGTTACAAGttgaaatttcataaatatttttatagtattatgtCGTAAGAGTAATCaattggtatattttattaatgtatttcatactatatctttattaaaactttatattttgtaatgatgTTTTCTTTAACTAATCATGAGCTTATTTGATATGATTTGCCTTGTCCGCATAATACGGCTGATTATGAACTATTtctgataaatatatatgattggGGTATTGGGTTTAAagatttaacttaaattatgtccgatgaaatgaaataatgtaatacatgtaaaatgaataatataattataaacaattattttgttaataaaaactttaataatattatcttaaatcaTTTATACTTAATTACATATCATAATCATCATCTTCACGTTTCCTCTTTTGAGATATTTCATCAACTTCCATTTTGATAGGGCCTTGTGATGATGGCCCTGCTGTCACACGAACTGCTGGCTTGGCAACAACCTGCAAGATATAAATCACAATTATGTTATCATACTCCAAAAAAGAAGCCTCTCTGCATGAGTGTCAGCAAAAACAGGAACAAATTTGTATTCACTATTCCCCAACTAGATAGAAATTAGGTGCAGAAACTACTTATGGCTATATATGGTCCTTCCTAAGtgtaaacataaataactttctactgtaatatataataggtcTAAGATTAAAAATGTGGGAGTAAATATCTGTTTGGTACCCAACaaggattatatttatttattatatttattattattatatttacataatataatatatatattatattatggtgGTGCCCAGATCAGAACATAGAATTTTGAGTTTAATGAGAAGAATCTAACCACACTCAtcacttagatttttttttaattctttgccACACCTTGTCTGgggtttttatttgaaatgtagtacaaatatgttgtttaaaagaaattataattattgttttttctgTGGCAAGTTTGctggttttaatataataaaaaagaagtattttattggatttttttttaattgtacaaaaattaatatgctCTCACCTTACTGCTAGATGTGAACTTTAATACAGGTTTTGGGACAACACTAGGTTTAGCTGTGACATTAACTATAGCTCCCGGTGGTCTTTTAACTACAACATTTTGTGGTACTCCTGGCTTGGATGTGGTCACTGTTTTTATGGTTGGAGTGGTGGGTATTGATGATTTGACTACCACTTTCTTTGTGGCTGGTTTCAAACGGTAGTTACAGGCTGATAAGCAATAACTGAAAAACAGAAGTCATATGAAT from Nymphalis io chromosome 11, ilAglIoxx1.1, whole genome shotgun sequence harbors:
- the LOC126771645 gene encoding hydroxyacyl-coenzyme A dehydrogenase, mitochondrial-like, whose amino-acid sequence is MIQFGVIARNFSSSSAVQSAIKNVTVIGGGLMGSGIAQVSAQAGQNVILVDVSSDVLAKSQKSIGNNLGRVAKKIYKDNPQEGEKFVSESMARIKTATDPVSASQGADLVVEAIVENIDIKHELFRKLDAAAPNHTIFASNTSSLSINEIASAVKRKDKFGGLHFFNPVPVMRLLEVVKGAETSVATYETMMAWGKSVGKTCITCKDTPGFVVNRLLVPYIAEAIRLFERGDASARDIDIAMKLGAGYPMGPLELADYVGLDTNKFILDGWHKKYPQEPLFNPIPLLNKLVSEGKLGVKTGEGFYKYEKK